The window CAAGCCGACTATGCCACCTACGAGATTCCCTGCGGTGCTATCCAGCGTCCTACTCAGTCCACAGATCCAAGACAAGCGGCCAAGTGGGAGGTTCCTGCCTTGCGCTGGGCAGATCTAGCCGGTGTCAGTATCCTTAACAACTGCAAATATGCCTACGACAGTAAGCCCAACCAGCTACGGTTAACTCTGCTGCGCGGCTCCTGCTGGCCTGATCCCAGTGCGGATATTGGTCGTCACGAGTTTGCCTATGCCCTCTATCCCCATGCGGGTGACTGGCGAGCAGCCCAGACCGTGCAGCACGGCTATGCATTTAACCAGCCCTTACAAGTAGTGGTTGTTCCGACACTACAGCAAGGTATGACTCAGAAACCACTACCACCTGAAGCTTGTCTACTAGACTTACAAGCTAATAATCTGGTGCTGACGGCCCTTAAACCCTGTGAAGAAAATGCAACGCAGTGGATCTTGCGCTGCTATGAAGCTCACGGTCAAGGGGCTAATATGCATCTCACTAGTGACTTGGGCCTAGAGGTCGTTGATCGTGTTGATCTATTGGAGCGATCGCTGTCCCAGTCCCCGCAGAGTGCTATAGACTCCTGCTCTGTGTCCATCGCACCCTGGCAAATTGCGACTCTGGTCATCAAGGTTGCCACTCATCAAGGTTGTACTACGGCATCAAAATAAGCTGCTCATAGCACGTCCTAAGTTCTGGGGTTGCAGCGCATCGACCGCAGCCGTTGGTTCATAACCACAGTGCACCATACAGTCAGCACATTGAGGGTTACCGCTAGCTCGTCCATAGTTTTCCCATGCGGTCTTATCCAGCAGCTCTTGGAAGGTGGCATAGTGTCCTTCGTTCAGTAAGTAGCAAGGCTTTTGCCAGCCCAACACGCTGTAGCTAGGGCTACCCCAAGGTGTGCACTCATAGTCTTTTTCACCCATGAGAAAATCTAGAAATAGGGGATTATGGTTAAAGTTCCAGGCTTTTTCTCCAGCCTTGAAGGGGGATAGAATTTCCCGAAACAGAGCACGGGTTTGTTCGCGTTTGAGGAAATGATCCTGGTCAGGTGCCCACTTGTAGCTGTAGCCAGGAGAGATCATCATGCCATCTACCCCCAAGTCAGTCAGGAAATCAAAGAAGGTTTGCATTTCTCTGGGATCTGCACCGTCAAAGATGGTCGTGTTTGTGGTTACACGGAATCCCCTAGCCTTAGCAGCCCGAATAGCACTAACAGCGATGTCAAAAACACCCTTACGATCGACACAGTGATCATGCCAATCTCGCAATCCGTCTAGATGCACACTAAAGGTGAGATAGGGTGAAGGCTGAAACTTATCTAAGCTTTTTTCTAGCAGTAGCCCATTAGTACAGAGGTAAACAAACTTGCGCCGAGCTACTAGCCCATCAACGATTTCGTCAATTTGGGGATGGAGCAGTGGCTCACCACCAGGAATGGAAACTACTGGTGCACCGCACTCCTCAACTGCTGCAAAGCATTCCTCTGGAGTAAGGTTTCTTTTTAGGATCTCAACCGGATGCTGAATCTTGCCACAGCCAGAGCAGGCTAGATTGCAACGAAACAGAGGCTCCAGCATGAGCACTAGTGGAAAGCGCTTTCGCCCC of the Cyanobacteriota bacterium genome contains:
- the hpnH gene encoding adenosyl-hopene transferase HpnH, which codes for MAIQLQQAIAVGTYILTQRLKGRKRFPLVLMLEPLFRCNLACSGCGKIQHPVEILKRNLTPEECFAAVEECGAPVVSIPGGEPLLHPQIDEIVDGLVARRKFVYLCTNGLLLEKSLDKFQPSPYLTFSVHLDGLRDWHDHCVDRKGVFDIAVSAIRAAKARGFRVTTNTTIFDGADPREMQTFFDFLTDLGVDGMMISPGYSYKWAPDQDHFLKREQTRALFREILSPFKAGEKAWNFNHNPLFLDFLMGEKDYECTPWGSPSYSVLGWQKPCYLLNEGHYATFQELLDKTAWENYGRASGNPQCADCMVHCGYEPTAAVDALQPQNLGRAMSSLF